In Cotesia glomerata isolate CgM1 linkage group LG3, MPM_Cglom_v2.3, whole genome shotgun sequence, one genomic interval encodes:
- the LOC123260529 gene encoding uncharacterized protein LOC123260529: MILGSNSKLKKLEDLDLPPIVVNDVIISYVNYTKCLGIQLSRNLSWNYHVTQIVSKVNSALHCLKVRKNIFSTAIRKLLVSATILPLVDYCSVVLVDSTSDNNLKLQRAINCSIRFIFNLKKDEHISPFRRELGWLSVKYRQMYYMSCYFYKLLQVEKPKYLRELFTEDIDVRRSNRLAAKKHTAFILLPPIWSTPS, from the coding sequence ATGATCTTGGGCTCTAATAGTAAGTTGAAAAAGCTTGAGGACTTGGATCTGCCACCAATAGTAGTAAATGATGTCATAATATCCTATGTTAACTATACCAAGTGCTTAGGTATTCAGCTAAGTAGAAATCTGTCATGGAACTACCACGTCACTCAGATAGTTAGTAAAGTGAACTCAGCTCTGCACTGTCTCAAAGTTAGGAAAAACATCTTTTCAACTGCTATAAGAAAATTACTAGTATCAGCAACCATCCTACCACTCGTTGACTATTGTTCCGTTGTATTGGTAGACTCAACTTCTGATAACAATTTAAAGCTACAACGTGCGATTAACTGCTCTATCAGATTTATCTTTAATCTCAAAAAAGATGAGCATATTTCACCTTTCAGGCGTGAACTGGGATGGTTGTCTGTGAAGTATCGCCAAATGTACTACATGAGCTGTTATTTTTACAAGTTACTTCAAGTTGAAAAGCCCAAGTACTTACGAGAGCTATTCACTGAAGACATTGATGTTAGACGTTCTAATAGGCTAGCAGCTAAAAAACATACTGCCTTCATTTTGCTACCACCTATATGGAGCACTCCTTCTTGA